A genomic region of Desulfonatronovibrio hydrogenovorans DSM 9292 contains the following coding sequences:
- a CDS encoding peptide-binding protein, with protein sequence MTLKHLMFGLIFFLILFFFGCDNTNQELTGNLQKDGEDGSKVQAFSDRTPDFGGRIIMGATGEPSNLIPPLASDSASSDINAHLYVAPLRYNKDIELVKWAAEELEIRDEGKKIFIRLKPGIRWFDGQELTAKDVLFTYEMMIDPATPTAYAQDYLAIKELRVLDRYSFEAVYDQPFARSLVTWALPILPRHVLEGEDLLDTRYSRNPVGAGPYRLHRWDAGRQLVLRANPDYFEGRPRIDEVVYRIVPDLATMFLELKSGNLDMMNLTPQQHLFQTVDDYWQRNFQKFSYLTSGYTYLGYNLRHPFFSSTRVRQALVHAIDKDEIVRGVLLGEGVPTIGPYMPGTWVYNDQIKDYPYDPQKALDILAEEGWTMNDRGVLEKDGTRFEFTILTNQGNDLRIRTATILQHRLAAIGIKVRIRTVEWATFIREFVDKGRFDAILLGWSTPQDPDMYNVWHSSQAVENGLNFIGFKNDRVDELLEKGRTSFDLEVRKTAYDEIQEILHYEQPYMFLFVSNALPVVQGRFTGIEPAPAGIMHNFRDWWVPRELQRFSLQPAMLK encoded by the coding sequence ATGACTTTAAAACACCTCATGTTTGGGTTGATATTTTTTCTGATACTCTTTTTTTTCGGCTGTGACAACACCAATCAGGAATTAACGGGCAACCTGCAAAAAGATGGGGAAGATGGCTCCAAAGTCCAGGCTTTTTCTGACAGAACTCCTGACTTTGGAGGGCGGATCATCATGGGGGCCACTGGTGAGCCCAGCAACCTGATTCCTCCTCTGGCTTCGGACAGTGCATCAAGCGATATCAATGCCCATCTTTATGTTGCTCCCCTTAGATATAACAAGGATATTGAGCTGGTAAAGTGGGCTGCAGAAGAACTGGAAATAAGAGATGAAGGAAAAAAAATCTTCATCCGGCTGAAACCCGGTATCAGATGGTTCGACGGGCAGGAACTGACAGCCAAGGATGTTCTTTTTACTTATGAAATGATGATCGATCCAGCCACACCCACGGCTTATGCCCAGGATTATCTGGCCATCAAAGAGCTTCGGGTTCTGGACAGGTATTCTTTTGAAGCGGTTTATGATCAACCCTTTGCCAGGTCTCTGGTAACCTGGGCCCTTCCGATTCTGCCCAGGCACGTGCTTGAGGGAGAGGACTTGCTGGACACCAGATACAGTCGAAATCCGGTTGGTGCTGGCCCTTATCGTCTCCATCGCTGGGATGCCGGCCGGCAGCTTGTCCTCAGGGCGAATCCAGACTATTTTGAGGGCAGACCGCGCATTGACGAGGTTGTCTACAGGATTGTTCCAGACCTGGCCACCATGTTCCTTGAGCTTAAGTCCGGCAACCTGGACATGATGAATCTTACTCCCCAGCAGCATCTTTTTCAGACCGTAGATGATTACTGGCAAAGAAATTTTCAGAAATTCAGCTACCTCACTTCCGGATACACATACCTGGGTTATAACCTCAGGCATCCTTTTTTTTCCAGTACCCGGGTCAGACAGGCCCTGGTTCACGCCATAGACAAGGATGAAATCGTCAGAGGAGTTCTTCTTGGGGAGGGGGTTCCAACTATTGGGCCTTATATGCCCGGGACCTGGGTATATAATGACCAAATCAAAGATTACCCCTATGATCCACAAAAGGCCCTGGACATACTGGCTGAAGAGGGATGGACCATGAATGACAGGGGGGTTTTGGAAAAGGACGGGACAAGGTTTGAGTTCACCATTTTGACCAACCAGGGCAATGACCTGAGGATTCGAACAGCAACCATACTTCAGCACCGTCTGGCTGCCATCGGCATAAAGGTCAGGATCAGGACTGTTGAATGGGCCACATTTATTCGGGAGTTTGTGGATAAAGGACGGTTTGACGCAATCCTGCTTGGCTGGAGTACACCCCAGGACCCGGATATGTATAATGTCTGGCACTCTTCTCAGGCTGTGGAGAATGGGCTTAACTTCATTGGTTTTAAAAATGACCGGGTGGATGAACTTCTGGAAAAGGGCAGAACAAGTTTTGACCTTGAGGTCCGGAAAACGGCCTATGATGAAATCCAGGAAATTTTACATTATGAGCAGCCGTATATGTTTTTGTTTGTTTCCAATGCTCTGCCTGTTGTTCAGGGCAGATTCACGGGGATTGAGCCGGCTCCGGCCGGGATTATGCACAATTTCAGGGACTGGTGGGTTCCTAGAGAGCTGCAGAGGTTTTCACTCCAGCCGGCTATGCTCAAGTAA